AAGAGTGAATTTCGTAATAGCTTGAGTTAATACTTACTCcgtatttatttatattgattAGGGCTTCCGAAATCTAGGGTAAGGGTTATTTTTCCATATCTACAATTCCGATCTGACACCCAATAATGGTATTATGAGCCTGTCAAGTTAGAGTATGTTCGAGATCCTGCGAACTGCTACCTCAACTTTAATTATaagatattttaatttcaaacatCAAAATCTGAAATAGTTTGAGGGTTTTCGAACTCTAGGATAAGACCTACTTGCCGTTATCTACAATTTCATGGCTGGTTATTCAATGTAGGAGTAATTAAGTCATATGATATCCGAGCATAAATTTCGTAATAACATGAGTTTAAACTTAGCATACGGACTTTATTATATGGATTATAACTCTGTAAAGTACATATATTAAGTTAAAGCCTATCTGTATAGCGATGTTGTTACTTAAATTTTCTTTTCCACAATTAATATTTGGAAAACTAGTTCTATTTTAGGCAAATAGAAATAACCCTAATGGGTAAAGTGAGTAATAAAAGGCTAAAATCTCGAAAATAACATTGCAGAATTGAAAAAATAAGCTGGAAACCCGAGGTGGACTCTAGAGAGAGAAATCCGCTTTGtagtgtgagagagagagagatgaaaacAGGGAAAAAGAGGATTACCAATTCTGACCCCGTTGAGTCGTCACCACCTCCATCCTCCGACCTCCCCACCGCCGACGCCGGCGATGAGGACAGCCTGAAAACTTCAGCTGACAGCTGGAAGCGCGACGATGCGGAGGAGCCCGTCGAAGAGGACGAAGCAGACGAGGAAGATTCCGAAGGTGAGAGAGAGTACGAGCAGGACGAAAACGTTCCAATTGAGGAGGCTGGAGGCGAGAGGACGAAGCTCGCCGATGGATTCTACGAGCTTGAGGCCGTGCGCAGGAAGCGAGTGAGGAAGGTGAATTGTTGCTTGTTGTTGTCAATTAAAGAAtgcatttttttcaaatttgagCGATGAAATCGAGCTTGATTTGTTGATTGATTGGAATGTGGAAAAATTGCAGGGTCAATTGCAGTATCTGATTAAATGGTGAGTGGTTTGGAACTTGAAATGGCAgtctttttttatataaaacggctaattgtgtgttttttttaaaaggcGAGGCTGGTCGGAGGCAGCGAATACTTGGGAGCCGGTGGAGAATTTGTCGCAGTGCTCCGATGTTATTGATGCATTTGAAGAaaggttttgttttttttttctatttttctgaattgttttattttctgttgtatCACTGTATGTTTTATCCTTTCAGTGCTAGCTAGCTAATATATTGTGAATCAGATGATAAATGTAGTAATCTGTGAGACTAGGATCAAAGTCTTGTTTTCGgtgattttgaaaaaaaaggtTTCCGGGAGCTTAtagttgtattttatgaaaGGGTAAAGCGTCCTAATGGCATGTTTAAAGAGAAAAACGCCATCTTTGATGGCCCGTGTTTCATTGAAAATTTGAACAAATTGTAGAATAGGCGCGCGTTTCGTTGAAATTGCTACTGACGTGTAAGCCTCCGTCTTCTCTTTGAATATGGCCTTAGCAGTGGTGTATTTCTCTTAAAACAAGCCATTAGAATTGTGTGTTTCCGTTGAATACAAAAAAGGTTCCCGATCAGGGAATCTATTTTCTAAAATCACCTAAAACGAGTCCCTAACTAGTGCTTTTATTTTCTTGCTTTTTTCTTTCTGGTTTTGAATTTGTCGAAGTGCTGGGATGTTATTGATGTATTTAAGAAaggttttcttttttattttttctgaattattttttcttttttattgatGTATTTAAGAAAGGTTTTTCTGAATTGTTCTATCACTGGGTGTATTACCCTTTCAGTGCTAGCTTATGTGTttgtgaataaaatgataaaatgaataGATAATAATTTGTCAAAATGTGTTCGGTGTTATTGGTGCATTTGAaaaaatgttttctttttaaatttttgctgaattgttttattttctgttttgtcACTGTATGTTATATCCTTTCAGTGCTAACTAATGTGTTTGTGAGTCAGATGATAAAATGAATATcttgtagtatttttttttgagTCCCTGACTAGGATCAAATTCTCGTTTTTGCTGATTTTTGCAATCACCCAAAACGAGCCCCGGACTAGTGCTTTCTTTTCCTGTTTTGTGCTTTCTGGTTTTGAATTTTTCGTAGTGTTCGGATGTTATTAATGTCTTTGAAGAAAGgttttctttttcagttttttctgaattattttattttctgttctaTCACTGTATGTTTTACCCTTTGAGTGCTAGCTAATGTGTTTGTGAATAAAATGAGTAGTTAATAATTTGTCACAGTGTTCGGTGTTATTGATGCATTTGAAAAAAggttttgtttttaaattttttctgaattgttttattttctgttgtcACTGTATGTTAGTATATCCTTTCAGTGCTAGCTAATGTGTTTGTGAATTGGACATAAAATGAATACTTCATTTAGTAATTTTTGAGTCCCTAACTATGATCAAATTTTCGTTTTCGTTGATTTTAGAAAAAAGTTTCCGTAAATGGGAACTTTTGATGGCAAGTTTAAAGAGAAATACGCCATCTTTGATGGCACGTGTTTCATTGCAAATTTGAACACGCTGTAGAATTGGCATGTGTTTCATTGAAGTTTCTACTGACGTGTAAGCAGCCTCCGTCTTCTCTTTAAACACTATTAGCATTGGTGTGATTCTCTGTAAACACGCCATTAGAATTGGCATGTTTGCCTTTAATACCAAAAAGTGCTTTTCTTTTCCCCTTTTTTTCCTTGTGGTTTTGAATTTGTTGCAGTGTTCAGATGTTAACGATGCATTTGAAGAAAGGTtttctttttacaaaatttttgAATTGTTTTATTCTCTGTTTTGTCACTGTATGTTTTATCCTTTCAGTGCTAGCTAATTAATGTGTTTGTCTATTAGATGATAAAATGAATATTTAGTACTTTTTTAGTCTGACTAGGATCAAATCTCGTTTTCGgtgattttagaaaaaaaaaggtttccTAAATGggatatttttttgtattttatgaaaGGGAAACACGTCACTAATGGCATGTTCAAAGAGAAACACGCCATATTTGATGGCACgtgtttatttgaaaatttgaagacGTCATAGAATTGGCACGTGCTTCATTGAAAATTCAACTGACGTGTAAGCCTTTGTCTTCTCTTTAAACATGCCATTAGCATTGATGTATTTCTCTTTAAACATGCCATTAGAATTGTCGTGTTTCCCTTTGATACAACAAAAGGTTCCATTCAGGGAACCTAATCTATAAAATCACCCAAAACAAGCCCCTGACTAGTGCTTTTCTTTTCCTGCTTTTTTCTTTCTGGTTTTGAATTGTTGAATTTTCTGTTGGATCCGTAGCCTGCAAACTGGGAAGAGTAGGTCGGCACGAAAGAGAAAGCGCAAGGCTGGTGTAGCTACCATTCAAACCAAGAAAAAGCTGCCTCATAATCATCATCAACAGCAGCAGCAGAGGTCTTCTACATCTGCCAATTATAATGTGCCTCCTCGTGTGATCAGGATTGTGGAGGAGCCCATCTCCTTTCCCTCACTCAATGAATCGAGTTTTACGAATGGGAATGACGAGAATAATGTCAGTGTCACAAAGAGTGTAGAAACCTCCAAGCAAGTAAATGAGAATGGTGGGGGAACGGGTTCTGTTACAAGAGAAGAAGATCATGCGCAAAATGAGTTGGATATGAAACTGTGTGAACTGAAAGGAGCGATGGTGGTAAATTCAGAAGATGCTGACAGAGTTGCTATAGCATCCCGAGAAGTCCAACAAACAGGAGGGGATACCTTGGCGAACGGATTAAAGAAGATGGATATAGTGGATGCAGTGCCAGTCCATTTAGGTCGTGTTACTGGAGCTAAAAAGAGGAAATCTGGTGTCGTCAAGAGGTTCATAAAAGATCCAGTATCATGCTCTGTGGATGGTGCACCAAATGGACCCCCGGCAAGTGCTGCACTCATCCCAATAAATGTTCAAAAATCGGAGTTTCCCGTATCCATAATGAGTTGCAAGAGTAAATATGAGGATTCCAAAAGCTTATGTACCATCATCGAAATTGTCAAGCCTGTAAGCTATAAGGCTTCCATATCTGAGAATGACCAAGAAGTCCTGGTAGCCTTTGAGGCCATAAGGTTCGTGATCCAATACCCATTGTTCACTTCATTTTCTTCTGATGAAATGtagtataattttgtttatttgtttagttcAAGGAGATAATGCACAAAAGatgataataattttaaaacaaaatagctATGAAGCTACGGCCTTCGTCACTTTTTTACAAATTTGACGTGACTCTTGAATATTAGCAAAATAAAGTCACAAACTTTTCATGATTGTGCAATTTCACTCGAGGATCAAATATCTGAGTAAGGTAAATTCTTTGCACTACTTTCAGTTTCTTGTCATGTTTTGCCACTGCATTTCCTCTTACGTTATAAAGTTATCAAATTGCTTCTGTTATAGAGGAAACCCATTTCTCACtgcacatttattttatttcatctaaaattgcaaaaaaagggggggggggACTCGGGTTTAATTGTTTTAGTTTAGCCATGGTTGATTTCTAAGAGGAAGAGATAGCATAACTTGCTCTATATTCCTTTTATAGTATGTTGTattaatgagtcatcttgggtgggacggagggagtatcacttTGTGTTATCATTATATTACTCTCTCCTTATACATACTTAATATATGGTTGCTCATTGCTAGTTTTTCATCAACAATGACTAGATTAGTGACAATTGTCATTGTTCCAGAAATGAGTCTAACTTCATACATGTTTCTTCTATTACATTGATTTCATTCTGGTGCAGGGCTGATGGAACCAAATTAATAGTGGATaacaaatttttgaaagcgAACAATCCACTTTTGGTAAGTTTTCTAGTTGCTTTGTTGCATTTTTCATTGTGAAACATGAATCTGAtcactttctatttttctttctcCAATTATCACGCAGCTGATAGACTTTTATGAGAAACATTTACGCTACAACCCGACTTCACCAAAATGATTAAACGGCCGAGTGTACACAATCAGAAGCAACATCGTTTCATGTTTCTCTTTGTTCATTGCTGTAGTTTGTTGCAAAAAAAACCACAGTTTTAAGACATTTAGCAGAGTGCCTATAGGAAGGGTGGTAAATAATGTTGGATTTGTATAAAATCTAAACTGTTC
This sequence is a window from Salvia splendens isolate huo1 chromosome 14, SspV2, whole genome shotgun sequence. Protein-coding genes within it:
- the LOC121763687 gene encoding chromo domain protein LHP1-like, whose translation is MKTGKKRITNSDPVESSPPPSSDLPTADAGDEDSLKTSADSWKRDDAEEPVEEDEADEEDSEGEREYEQDENVPIEEAGGERTKLADGFYELEAVRRKRVRKGQLQYLIKWRGWSEAANTWEPVENLSQCSDVIDAFEESLQTGKSRSARKRKRKAGVATIQTKKKLPHNHHQQQQQRSSTSANYNVPPRVIRIVEEPISFPSLNESSFTNGNDENNVSVTKSVETSKQVNENGGGTGSVTREEDHAQNELDMKLCELKGAMVVNSEDADRVAIASREVQQTGGDTLANGLKKMDIVDAVPVHLGRVTGAKKRKSGVVKRFIKDPVSCSVDGAPNGPPASAALIPINVQKSEFPVSIMSCKSKYEDSKSLCTIIEIVKPVSYKASISENDQEVLVAFEAIRADGTKLIVDNKFLKANNPLLLIDFYEKHLRYNPTSPK